The sequence below is a genomic window from Aureispira sp. CCB-E.
TTAGAGTGGTTCCTTATTCATAATAAATATCAAAGATTCTATTTTCGGATTCGTCAACAGATATTTTAATCCATAGAGCTGATTCAGGAAAATAGTTTTCTATGATGCTTGGCCACTCAATAAAACAATAACTATTATCATCTAAAAGTTCCATCAACCCAATAGAAAATGCTTCTTCTTCTGACTTTAGTCGATACAAATCGACATGATAAATGGTCGCTTGTGGAGCTTCATATTGATTGATGATC
It includes:
- the tsaE gene encoding tRNA (adenosine(37)-N6)-threonylcarbamoyltransferase complex ATPase subunit type 1 TsaE, with protein sequence MRQQFVANSIDQLDAIVKALTPIIKTRKKVAFLGQIGAGKTTFIKQLCRNLGVKDLTSSPTFSIINQYEAPQATIYHVDLYRLKSEEEAFSIGLMELLDDNSYCFIEWPSIIENYFPESALWIKISVDESENRIFDIYYE